One genomic region from Thermoleptolyngbya sichuanensis A183 encodes:
- a CDS encoding FAD-binding oxidoreductase encodes MQHLERPQPPKAEVHGPALRLAIAPPPTPLPAMDCVGTVLSSIALTPTIQAIRLHLDQPAFRFLPGQSVWPRFQRDGKQFTKIYSIASSPSRCPEVELCVSRVGWSSAYLQDLPIGGAIALRGPYGLMTLAHLPDRPRLYIAEGSGIAPLKSQIDWLYEQGFDQPVWLVQANPETPDYLPYQADWRSLSQRWPTFGYLPTRPDQIRQTLSQMHLDWRGVDVEICAVGDRPAQLQDMAVLLGAKLDQVRSESFYAF; translated from the coding sequence ATGCAACATTTAGAACGGCCGCAGCCTCCGAAGGCGGAGGTTCACGGGCCTGCGCTTCGTTTGGCGATCGCCCCGCCGCCGACTCCCCTTCCGGCCATGGATTGCGTCGGTACGGTGCTGTCGTCGATCGCCCTTACGCCAACGATTCAGGCCATTCGCCTCCATCTGGATCAGCCAGCCTTCCGGTTTTTGCCGGGGCAGTCGGTCTGGCCCCGATTTCAGCGAGACGGCAAGCAGTTCACCAAGATTTACTCCATCGCGTCGTCGCCCTCGCGCTGCCCAGAGGTGGAATTGTGCGTGTCGCGGGTGGGCTGGAGTTCCGCCTATTTACAAGATTTACCCATCGGTGGGGCGATCGCCCTGCGCGGCCCCTACGGCTTGATGACGCTGGCGCACCTTCCCGACCGACCGCGCCTCTACATTGCTGAAGGCTCTGGGATTGCCCCCCTAAAAAGTCAGATTGACTGGCTCTATGAGCAGGGCTTTGACCAACCTGTGTGGCTGGTGCAGGCAAATCCAGAAACGCCAGACTATTTGCCCTACCAGGCCGATTGGCGATCGCTCTCGCAGCGGTGGCCGACATTTGGCTATTTACCCACCCGTCCAGACCAGATTCGCCAAACCTTGAGCCAGATGCACCTTGACTGGCGAGGCGTGGATGTGGAAATTTGCGCGGTGGGCGATCGCCCGGCCCAGCTTCAGGACATGGCGGTGCTGCTGGGGGCTAAACTAGACCAGGTACGCTCAGAATCGTTTTACGCCTTTTAG
- a CDS encoding efflux RND transporter permease subunit: protein MTSLSTLSIRRHIGTLMLTLTAIVLGVFFLVRLPVDLLPSITYPRIGVRVDAPGVAPEVAVDEITRPLEQAFSATDGVQQIYSQTREGQVSVDLYFRPGGNIDRALNDATASFNRARSRLPNTIQEPRIFKFDPSQLPVYEFALTSDSLQSVDLRVFADEELARELSVVPGVASVDVLGGVREEVQVNVDINRLQALGVGLTDLLNALRGRNQDISGGRLRGGEAEVLIRTVGRFQSAEELRNLSLPVNGVSSASGGEASTSSFPEARRVYLRDVAQVVDGTEEQRIFVTLNGDPAVKVSIQKQPDANTVSVVEGVKQRLAELEQAGLFPTGMAVRTTLDESRFIRNSISNVAMSGLIGALLAAIAVLLFLGSLRQTLIIVFAIPLATLIAILLMGTFGLTLNVFSLGGLALGVGIVVDNSIVMLESIVQGVEAAKRRRAVNSIETAEYSTTEDGEIPDESNSGGHDYGYGNGHGNGHGSSNGHGNGNGNGSGNSDANGNGNGNGNGNGIYDSRRNDYAPSSDVENVTRGRTGKRVSATAFLLRQAELASQQLESALVASTTTNLVSVLPFLLIGGFFSLLFSQLILTISFAVAASLIVALTVVPMLTSRLLAVRWSSRVGDSAPLRAFRARLADATHTYVRGLSWVLRHRLVVIGLAIALFGGTSFWMAGQLPQEILPRINTGQARLNAQFAPGTTLEDNRRVMAAADQILLQQPEVEYLFSTAGGSLFGTNTNANPLRGSSTITLKPGTNVAEFTERMTAELNRLNLVGTRLRLSPESVRGLIVNNSPVRGADVDILLQGSDTRALQQAGREVLAALDSQARQARYRPDADQAQPEIQVRPDWERASQLGLSTEDIGDTIQTAITGSVPTQLQRGDRLVDIRVQLADNAIQRPTQLAQLPVFTSGRQLVRLADVARIEAGEAPGEIQRINQRQIVQIVGNLVDGANLSDAIAESDAILAGLTLPEGVSRLPSASAQSAQEVRSSLILLGGLAAFLVFVVMAVQYNSLVDPLVIMLTVPLALAGGIFGLFLTQTAIGATVIVGAVLLVGIVVNNAIILVELANQIREEQGLDHRSAMLQAAPQRLQPILMTTITTVLGMFPLALGIGEGSEFLRPLGIVVFSGLSLATLLTLFIIPSFYTLLHEVPWAKGATLGAKRLRQLSGSTRKQPLTK, encoded by the coding sequence ATGACCTCCCTCAGCACCCTCTCCATCCGCCGCCACATCGGCACGCTCATGCTTACCCTGACGGCTATCGTCTTGGGAGTTTTCTTCCTGGTGCGGCTGCCGGTGGATTTGCTACCGTCGATTACCTATCCGCGCATTGGGGTGCGGGTGGATGCGCCGGGGGTTGCGCCAGAGGTGGCGGTAGACGAGATTACGCGGCCGCTGGAGCAGGCATTTTCGGCGACCGATGGTGTGCAGCAGATCTATTCTCAGACGCGGGAGGGACAGGTCAGCGTAGACCTCTACTTTCGTCCTGGGGGCAATATCGATCGCGCCTTAAACGACGCAACGGCTTCCTTCAACCGCGCCCGCAGCCGATTGCCCAACACGATTCAAGAGCCGCGAATTTTTAAGTTTGACCCGTCCCAGCTTCCGGTGTATGAGTTTGCGCTGACATCCGATTCGCTCCAGTCGGTTGATCTGCGCGTGTTTGCCGACGAAGAACTGGCGCGGGAACTGTCGGTGGTGCCGGGGGTGGCCAGTGTGGATGTGTTGGGCGGCGTGCGCGAAGAGGTGCAGGTCAATGTAGACATCAATCGTCTGCAAGCGCTAGGCGTGGGCTTGACCGATCTGCTCAACGCGCTGCGGGGGCGCAATCAGGACATATCGGGTGGCCGCTTGCGAGGCGGGGAAGCGGAAGTGCTGATCCGCACCGTCGGACGGTTCCAGTCGGCAGAGGAACTGCGGAACCTGTCGCTGCCTGTAAACGGGGTCAGCAGCGCGTCTGGCGGCGAGGCATCGACCAGCAGTTTTCCGGAAGCGCGGCGCGTCTACCTGCGAGATGTGGCGCAGGTGGTGGATGGCACTGAGGAACAGCGGATTTTTGTGACGCTGAACGGTGATCCAGCGGTCAAGGTCAGCATTCAAAAGCAGCCCGATGCCAATACGGTGTCGGTGGTAGAAGGCGTAAAGCAGCGGCTAGCAGAACTGGAGCAAGCGGGACTCTTCCCAACGGGCATGGCGGTTCGCACCACGCTGGACGAGTCGCGGTTTATTCGCAACTCGATTTCCAACGTGGCCATGTCGGGACTGATTGGGGCGCTGCTGGCGGCGATCGCCGTTCTTCTGTTTCTAGGCTCACTCCGCCAAACCCTGATCATCGTATTCGCCATTCCTCTGGCCACGCTAATTGCGATTTTGCTCATGGGCACTTTCGGGCTGACGCTAAACGTGTTTAGCCTAGGCGGTCTGGCGCTGGGCGTGGGCATTGTGGTGGACAACTCCATCGTGATGCTGGAGAGCATCGTGCAGGGCGTAGAGGCCGCCAAGCGTCGCCGCGCCGTAAACAGCATTGAGACTGCTGAATACTCCACGACCGAGGATGGGGAAATACCGGATGAATCGAACAGCGGCGGGCATGATTACGGTTACGGCAATGGACATGGCAACGGTCACGGTTCCAGCAATGGACATGGCAATGGCAACGGGAATGGAAGCGGAAATAGCGATGCCAACGGGAATGGGAATGGGAATGGGAATGGCAACGGGATTTATGACAGCCGTAGAAACGACTATGCCCCCAGCAGCGATGTTGAAAATGTGACCCGTGGACGCACAGGCAAACGGGTCAGCGCGACGGCGTTTCTCCTGCGGCAAGCGGAATTAGCCAGCCAGCAGCTAGAGTCGGCGCTGGTCGCGTCTACGACCACCAACTTAGTGTCTGTATTGCCCTTTTTGCTGATTGGCGGTTTCTTTTCGCTGCTGTTTAGCCAGTTGATTCTCACCATTAGCTTTGCGGTGGCGGCTTCGCTGATCGTGGCGCTGACGGTGGTGCCCATGCTGACCTCGCGGCTGCTGGCGGTTCGCTGGTCGAGTCGGGTGGGCGATTCGGCTCCGCTACGGGCGTTTCGAGCGCGACTGGCCGACGCGACCCATACCTATGTGCGGGGGCTATCGTGGGTGCTGCGGCATCGGCTGGTGGTGATTGGGCTGGCGATCGCCCTGTTTGGCGGCACGAGCTTCTGGATGGCGGGTCAGTTGCCACAGGAGATTCTGCCCCGCATTAACACGGGCCAGGCCCGGCTCAACGCCCAGTTTGCCCCCGGCACAACCCTGGAAGACAATCGCCGGGTGATGGCAGCAGCGGATCAAATTTTGTTGCAACAGCCCGAAGTGGAGTATCTCTTTTCCACCGCAGGCGGGTCGCTGTTTGGCACAAATACCAACGCCAATCCCCTGCGCGGCTCCAGCACCATTACCCTAAAGCCAGGAACCAATGTGGCTGAGTTTACTGAGCGGATGACCGCCGAACTGAATCGGCTGAACTTGGTGGGAACGCGCCTGCGGCTGAGTCCAGAATCGGTGCGCGGGCTGATTGTGAATAACTCGCCTGTGCGCGGGGCCGATGTGGATATCCTGCTCCAGGGGAGCGATACCCGTGCCCTACAGCAGGCGGGGCGCGAAGTGCTGGCGGCGCTCGATTCGCAGGCCAGGCAGGCCCGCTATCGCCCTGATGCGGATCAGGCGCAGCCCGAAATCCAGGTGCGCCCAGACTGGGAGCGGGCTTCGCAGTTGGGACTTTCCACCGAAGACATTGGTGACACGATTCAGACCGCCATTACCGGATCGGTTCCGACCCAACTTCAGCGGGGCGATCGCCTAGTGGATATCCGCGTGCAGCTTGCCGACAATGCCATCCAGCGCCCGACCCAGCTTGCCCAACTGCCCGTCTTTACGAGCGGTAGACAGCTTGTGCGGTTGGCCGACGTGGCACGGATCGAGGCTGGCGAAGCGCCCGGAGAAATTCAGCGCATTAACCAGCGGCAAATTGTTCAAATCGTAGGCAACCTGGTGGATGGCGCAAACCTCAGCGATGCGATCGCCGAATCGGACGCGATCTTGGCGGGATTGACGCTGCCCGAAGGCGTGAGCCGCCTGCCCAGCGCCAGTGCCCAAAGCGCCCAGGAAGTGCGTTCATCCCTGATTCTGCTGGGGGGGCTGGCTGCCTTTCTGGTGTTTGTGGTGATGGCGGTGCAATACAACTCGCTGGTCGATCCGCTGGTGATCATGCTGACAGTTCCCCTGGCGCTGGCAGGGGGCATTTTCGGCCTGTTCCTGACCCAAACGGCGATCGGCGCGACGGTGATTGTGGGCGCGGTGCTGCTGGTGGGCATTGTGGTCAACAACGCCATCATTTTGGTAGAACTGGCGAATCAAATCCGCGAAGAGCAAGGGTTGGATCACCGCAGTGCCATGCTGCAAGCCGCACCGCAGCGCCTCCAGCCCATCCTGATGACCACCATTACCACCGTGCTGGGGATGTTTCCGCTGGCGCTGGGTATTGGCGAAGGGTCAGAATTCCTGCGGCCGCTGGGCATTGTCGTGTTTTCTGGTCTGTCGCTGGCGACGCTGCTGACGCTGTTTATCATCCCTAGCTTCTACACGCTGCTGCATGAAGTGCCCTGGGCCAAAGGCGCAACGCTGGGCGCAAAGCGGCTGCGGCAACTCAGCGGATCGACTCGCAAGCAGCCGTTGACCAAGTAG
- a CDS encoding efflux RND transporter periplasmic adaptor subunit → MLRSLSSLWNCQPVEGGRPPRGSNLALFLACSLVGLVAIAGCRIPSETAQAQQAQPGQAGGPGGGRPGGGPGGPGQGGPASVETAIARSGALQEAPTYTGTTQPVRQASLRSQAEGRLLELGVDVGDSVREGEVVGRLDSRLLSAAVSQNRAELAALESQVAQAQAEVSDARAQAAQSEVELQQARMDSDRLQKLAAEGAVSQQQADQAKTAALSAEQVFRSAQERIRTREQAVVAAQRRVQAQQATVAETRERQTFSLLTAPLTGIVLERLTEPGNLVQPGNEVLRVGDFSALKVAVQVSELDLGQLRVGQAVEVRLDAFPDEPFAGRVSRISPAADPASRLVPVEVVIPNSGSRRLGSGLLARVQFQAGQAGRVVIPEEALEAGGEGNDSVLFVVEGDGAEARAVARPVQVGDRANGRIEILSGLQPGESFVLRSSRPLEDGQPVRLSILSER, encoded by the coding sequence ATGCTGCGCTCTCTCTCGTCTCTCTGGAATTGTCAGCCTGTGGAGGGCGGTCGTCCGCCTCGCGGTTCAAACCTTGCCCTGTTTCTCGCCTGTTCTCTGGTGGGGCTAGTGGCGATCGCCGGATGCCGCATTCCCTCGGAAACGGCGCAGGCGCAGCAGGCCCAGCCAGGGCAGGCAGGCGGCCCCGGCGGCGGGCGACCGGGCGGCGGGCCGGGTGGCCCAGGGCAAGGCGGCCCGGCTTCGGTGGAAACGGCGATCGCCCGCTCTGGGGCCTTGCAGGAAGCGCCTACCTACACCGGCACGACGCAACCCGTGCGGCAGGCATCGCTGCGATCGCAGGCAGAGGGGCGGCTCCTGGAGTTGGGCGTAGATGTGGGCGACTCGGTGCGAGAGGGCGAAGTAGTGGGACGGCTGGATAGTCGGCTGCTGTCTGCCGCCGTCAGCCAAAATCGGGCAGAACTGGCCGCCCTGGAATCGCAGGTGGCCCAGGCTCAGGCAGAAGTGAGCGATGCCCGCGCCCAGGCGGCCCAGTCCGAAGTCGAGCTTCAGCAGGCCCGGATGGACAGCGATCGCCTGCAAAAGCTCGCCGCTGAGGGAGCCGTTTCCCAGCAGCAGGCAGACCAGGCAAAAACCGCTGCTCTTTCGGCGGAACAGGTGTTTCGCTCTGCCCAAGAGCGCATCCGCACCCGCGAGCAGGCAGTCGTGGCAGCCCAGCGCCGCGTCCAGGCGCAGCAGGCCACCGTCGCCGAAACCCGCGAACGCCAGACCTTCAGCCTGCTGACCGCGCCCCTCACGGGCATTGTCTTGGAGCGGCTAACGGAGCCGGGCAACCTGGTGCAACCGGGCAACGAAGTGCTGAGGGTCGGCGACTTCAGCGCCCTAAAGGTGGCCGTGCAAGTATCGGAGCTTGACCTGGGGCAACTCCGGGTCGGCCAGGCTGTTGAAGTCCGACTGGATGCCTTTCCCGATGAACCCTTTGCAGGCCGCGTCAGCCGCATTTCTCCCGCCGCCGACCCTGCCTCTCGTCTGGTGCCCGTGGAGGTGGTGATTCCCAACTCCGGCAGCCGCCGACTGGGGAGCGGACTGCTGGCACGAGTGCAATTTCAGGCGGGGCAAGCCGGCCGCGTGGTGATTCCCGAAGAGGCGCTGGAAGCAGGCGGCGAGGGCAACGACTCGGTGCTGTTTGTGGTGGAAGGCGATGGTGCAGAAGCCAGAGCCGTCGCTCGCCCCGTGCAGGTGGGCGATCGCGCTAACGGTCGCATCGAAATCCTCTCCGGCCTCCAGCCCGGTGAATCCTTTGTCCTCCGCAGCAGCCGCCCCCTAGAAGACGGACAGCCCGTGCGGTTAAGCATCCTCTCAGAACGCTAG
- a CDS encoding PHP domain-containing protein: MLELHCHTTYSDGTLTPAELVQAAVTAGVRALAITDHDTLAGWQEAIAAARQWALDHALDHSLEIVPGVELSTVWGDRSLHLLGFYPNPAQLAPVLQDHIAGRKRRAQQILDKLAALGCSVEMPKLGVGMAPGRPHIAKALVDAGYVQTAHEAFERFLGDDGPAYVQYEKFLATDGVRLLRECGAVPVWAHPYLFRGGPLEETLTALLDAGLMGLEVYHPSHTPGQIERLAALCDRHSLLKTGGSDYHGPGEAADQPYALNRFNLPLCLLLPLQRAAQALVPQTCEFGASSGSIGK, encoded by the coding sequence ATGCTGGAACTGCACTGCCACACCACCTATTCCGACGGAACGCTGACCCCAGCGGAACTGGTGCAGGCAGCCGTGACAGCGGGCGTGCGGGCGCTGGCAATTACCGACCACGACACGCTGGCGGGCTGGCAGGAGGCGATCGCCGCTGCCCGCCAGTGGGCTTTAGACCATGCTTTAGACCATTCTCTCGAAATCGTCCCTGGCGTAGAACTGAGTACCGTTTGGGGCGATCGCTCTTTGCACCTGCTGGGCTTTTATCCCAACCCTGCCCAGCTTGCGCCCGTGCTGCAAGACCACATCGCCGGCCGCAAACGCCGCGCCCAGCAAATCCTCGACAAGCTAGCGGCCTTGGGCTGTTCGGTTGAAATGCCGAAGCTGGGTGTGGGCATGGCTCCCGGTCGGCCCCACATCGCCAAAGCGCTGGTGGATGCAGGCTATGTACAAACAGCACACGAAGCCTTTGAGCGGTTTCTGGGGGACGACGGCCCTGCCTATGTGCAATACGAAAAGTTTTTGGCGACGGACGGCGTGCGTCTGCTGCGCGAGTGCGGCGCAGTGCCCGTGTGGGCGCATCCTTATCTGTTTCGTGGGGGGCCGCTAGAAGAGACGCTGACGGCGCTGCTGGATGCAGGACTCATGGGTCTGGAGGTGTATCACCCGTCCCATACGCCTGGTCAAATTGAGCGACTGGCAGCCCTGTGCGATCGCCATTCGCTGCTGAAAACGGGCGGCAGCGACTATCACGGCCCCGGCGAGGCTGCCGACCAGCCCTATGCCCTCAACCGCTTCAACCTGCCGCTGTGCCTGCTGTTGCCGCTGCAACGCGCTGCCCAAGCCCTCGTTCCACAGACCTGCGAGTTTGGGGCAAGCTCCGGGTCAATAGGAAAATAG
- a CDS encoding leucyl aminopeptidase — translation MELRGINTSLLEWSGDLLVVGLFEDGIDLGGDLAALDEKLAGTLQELIAEVEFKGKPESSAAARVGSNSPVRKVGVVGLGKAETLTLDGLRRAAAAVARLAKREKAKTLGLSLPLWNQDARATAQAIAEGIELTLHQDSRFKSGEDDKKAPPLERVDLLGLEGQDAALTRARQISLGVILARELVSAPANIVTPITMAETAEAIAREYGLEIEILEQAECEKLGMGAFLGVAKASDLPPKFIHMTYRPAGTPRKKLAIVGKGLTFDSGGLNIKGAGSGIEMMKTDMGGAAATFGAAKAIAQIQPDVEVHFISAVTENMISGHAMHPGDILTASNGKTIEINNTDAEGRLTLADALVFAEKLGVDAIVDLATLTGACIVALGEDMAGLWSPSDELAASILAAAEPAGEKFWRMPLEEKYFDGMKSVVADMKNTGPRAGGAITAALFLKQFVKDTPWAHLDVAGPVWIDKDSGYNNAGGTGFAVRTLVNWVLS, via the coding sequence ATGGAGCTGCGAGGGATTAATACGTCACTGCTGGAATGGTCAGGCGATCTGCTGGTGGTGGGTCTGTTTGAAGACGGCATAGACCTGGGCGGCGACCTGGCAGCGCTGGACGAAAAACTGGCGGGTACGCTGCAAGAACTCATTGCCGAGGTCGAGTTTAAGGGCAAGCCAGAGAGCAGCGCGGCAGCCCGCGTCGGGTCAAACAGTCCGGTGCGAAAAGTTGGCGTGGTGGGGCTGGGCAAGGCCGAGACTCTGACGCTGGACGGGCTGCGGCGGGCGGCGGCGGCGGTAGCGCGGCTAGCCAAGCGCGAAAAGGCAAAGACGCTGGGCCTGAGTCTGCCGCTGTGGAATCAGGATGCCCGCGCAACGGCACAGGCGATCGCCGAAGGAATTGAACTCACCCTGCATCAGGATAGCCGCTTCAAATCGGGCGAGGATGACAAAAAAGCGCCCCCGCTAGAGCGAGTAGACCTGCTGGGGCTAGAAGGGCAGGACGCTGCGCTGACCCGGGCCCGCCAGATTTCACTGGGCGTAATCCTGGCGCGGGAACTGGTGAGCGCTCCGGCCAATATCGTCACGCCGATTACGATGGCGGAAACGGCAGAGGCGATCGCCCGCGAATATGGGCTGGAGATCGAAATTCTGGAGCAGGCCGAATGCGAAAAACTGGGCATGGGCGCGTTTTTGGGCGTGGCCAAAGCGTCTGATCTGCCGCCCAAGTTTATCCACATGACCTACCGGCCCGCAGGCACGCCCCGCAAGAAGCTGGCCATCGTTGGCAAAGGACTCACCTTTGACAGCGGCGGGCTAAACATCAAGGGCGCAGGCAGCGGCATCGAAATGATGAAGACCGATATGGGTGGCGCGGCGGCTACCTTTGGCGCGGCCAAGGCAATCGCCCAGATTCAGCCGGATGTGGAAGTCCACTTTATCAGCGCGGTGACAGAAAACATGATCAGCGGCCACGCGATGCACCCCGGCGATATCCTCACCGCCTCCAATGGCAAGACGATTGAAATCAACAACACCGATGCCGAAGGACGGCTGACGCTGGCGGATGCGCTGGTGTTTGCCGAAAAGCTGGGCGTGGATGCGATCGTCGATCTGGCGACGCTGACAGGCGCGTGTATTGTGGCGCTGGGCGAAGACATGGCCGGCCTGTGGAGTCCTAGTGACGAACTGGCGGCATCCATCCTGGCGGCGGCAGAACCCGCAGGCGAAAAGTTCTGGCGGATGCCGCTGGAGGAAAAATACTTCGACGGCATGAAGTCGGTGGTGGCCGACATGAAAAACACGGGCCCACGCGCAGGCGGCGCGATCACGGCGGCGCTCTTCCTGAAGCAGTTTGTGAAAGATACGCCCTGGGCGCATCTGGACGTGGCCGGCCCCGTGTGGATCGACAAAGACAGTGGCTATAACAATGCGGGCGGCACAGGCTTCGCAGTGCGGACGCTGGTGAACTGGGTGCTGAGCTAA
- the miaA gene encoding tRNA (adenosine(37)-N6)-dimethylallyltransferase MiaA — protein sequence MHYNTPVLNPSFPILIVICGPTATGKSGLALNLAPRLNGAILNADSRQVYREFDIGTAKPSSQEQQQVPHYLLDICDPTQTLTVAEYQQQATELIEACHRGQETISVSEIQSAGEPAPTASTPFLVGGTGLYIRAITRGLRIPQVAPQPDLRSQLTDLGQPFCYDLLKQVDPASAHKIHPHDQVRTLRSLEVFYVTGRPMSAQQGEQPPAYPILQIGLDCLAPAAKGDPDPLMQRIQKRTVQMVNQGFVDEVAGLVAKYGAELPLLDTLGYREMRQYLAGEVSLAEAIALTALHTRQFAKRQRTWFRADPSIHWFDTEDPELIERVWAQIQQFIATLPAQA from the coding sequence TTGCATTATAATACTCCTGTACTAAACCCATCTTTCCCCATTTTAATCGTAATCTGTGGGCCCACAGCCACCGGAAAGTCGGGTCTGGCACTAAATCTAGCGCCTCGGCTCAACGGCGCGATTCTCAACGCCGACTCCCGCCAAGTGTATCGCGAATTTGATATCGGCACTGCAAAACCTTCTTCTCAAGAACAGCAGCAAGTTCCGCACTATTTATTAGATATTTGTGACCCCACGCAAACGCTCACGGTCGCCGAGTATCAGCAGCAAGCCACCGAGTTGATTGAAGCCTGCCATCGCGGGCAAGAAACCATCAGCGTGTCAGAGATTCAGAGCGCTGGAGAACCTGCCCCCACCGCCTCAACCCCCTTCCTGGTGGGCGGCACGGGCCTCTACATCCGCGCCATCACACGGGGACTCCGCATTCCCCAGGTGGCTCCCCAGCCAGATTTGCGATCGCAGTTAACCGATCTGGGGCAGCCCTTCTGCTACGACCTGCTGAAGCAGGTAGACCCAGCATCTGCCCATAAGATTCACCCCCATGATCAGGTACGGACGCTGCGATCGCTCGAAGTGTTTTATGTCACGGGTCGCCCCATGTCGGCGCAGCAGGGCGAACAGCCGCCCGCCTACCCCATTTTACAAATCGGGCTGGACTGTCTGGCTCCCGCAGCCAAGGGCGATCCCGACCCGCTGATGCAGCGCATCCAAAAACGTACCGTGCAGATGGTGAACCAGGGCTTTGTAGACGAAGTGGCGGGTCTAGTGGCGAAATACGGCGCGGAGTTGCCGCTGCTGGATACGCTGGGCTATCGGGAAATGCGGCAATATTTGGCGGGTGAGGTGTCGCTGGCGGAGGCGATCGCCCTCACCGCCCTGCACACGCGCCAGTTTGCCAAACGCCAGCGCACCTGGTTTCGCGCTGATCCGTCCATCCACTGGTTCGACACCGAAGATCCAGAACTGATCGAGCGCGTCTGGGCCCAGATTCAGCAGTTTATAGCAACGCTCCCCGCCCAAGCCTGA